Proteins encoded by one window of Kribbella italica:
- the recA gene encoding recombinase RecA has product MAGAAASAERAAADREKALATALTQIERQCGKGSVMRLGEQGKAPIEVIPTGSIALDIALGIGGLPRGRVVEIYGPESSGKTTVALHAVANAQKAGGIAAFIDAEHALDPDYAAKLGVDTDALLVSQPDSGEQALEIADMLIRSGAIDIVVIDSVAALVPRAEIEGEMGDSHVGLQARLMSQALRKMTGAVSGTNTTAIFINQLREKIGVMFGSPETTTGGKALKFYASVRLDVRRIESLKDGTDFVGNRTRVKVVKNKVAPPFKQAEFDIIYGQGISREGSLLDLGVEQGFVRKAGAWFTYESDQLGQGRENARNFLRDNPDLANELEKKIKEKMGIGQDKVAADATPPVEVDVDF; this is encoded by the coding sequence ATGGCTGGTGCAGCAGCGAGTGCGGAGCGGGCCGCGGCGGATCGCGAGAAGGCGCTGGCGACCGCGCTGACGCAGATCGAGCGGCAGTGCGGCAAGGGCTCCGTGATGCGGCTGGGTGAGCAGGGCAAGGCGCCGATCGAGGTCATCCCGACCGGGTCGATCGCGCTCGACATCGCACTCGGGATCGGTGGTCTGCCGCGCGGTCGCGTGGTGGAGATCTACGGTCCGGAGTCGTCGGGTAAGACGACGGTCGCGCTGCACGCCGTGGCCAACGCCCAGAAGGCCGGCGGCATCGCCGCCTTCATCGACGCCGAGCACGCGCTCGACCCGGACTACGCCGCGAAGCTCGGCGTGGACACCGACGCCCTGCTGGTCTCCCAGCCCGACTCCGGTGAGCAGGCGCTGGAGATCGCCGACATGCTGATCCGCTCCGGCGCGATCGACATCGTCGTGATCGACTCGGTGGCCGCACTGGTGCCCCGGGCCGAGATCGAGGGCGAGATGGGTGACAGCCACGTCGGTCTGCAGGCCCGGCTGATGAGCCAGGCGCTGCGCAAGATGACCGGTGCGGTCAGCGGGACCAACACCACCGCGATCTTCATCAACCAGCTGCGCGAGAAGATCGGCGTGATGTTCGGCTCCCCGGAGACCACGACCGGTGGTAAGGCGCTGAAGTTCTACGCCTCGGTGCGGCTGGACGTCCGCCGGATCGAGTCGCTGAAGGACGGTACCGACTTCGTCGGCAACCGGACCCGGGTCAAGGTCGTGAAGAACAAGGTGGCCCCGCCGTTCAAGCAGGCCGAGTTCGACATCATCTACGGCCAGGGCATCAGCCGCGAGGGCAGCCTGCTGGACCTCGGTGTCGAGCAGGGCTTCGTCCGCAAGGCCGGCGCCTGGTTCACCTACGAGAGCGACCAGCTCGGTCAGGGCCGGGAGAACGCGCGCAACTTCCTGCGCGACAACCCCGACCTGGCCAACGAGCTGGAGAAGAAGATCAAGGAGAAGATGGGCATCGGCCAGGACAAGGTCGCCGCCGACGCGACTCCGCCGGTCGAGGTCGATGTCGACTTCTGA
- a CDS encoding RecX family transcriptional regulator, whose protein sequence is MSTSDPQPATGLTQAERLALARRLLADGPTGSTLWTPDGADSTAGESSSPSPGPASADASQAREDAGANGRPAPADASRAEDSWVEDSAQAAPARQAGRGSAARRGGAATTSLDGPAKSSGPGSRGSASRPGSSEGRRRSSAVRRAVDEDDATWAEDEGRSGAVSGIRATAPELPDPWDTLEDEARRKKARQASAAEEPDPWDSLVPPTSGRQGQDSDEPDPWDTLDTSSAKPQAAADGVDPWDQLDAAGSKNTRARSKGARPSTTAGRAARGTARAGRQTNQPATGADASADESRTNVSAQDAGSGGEVGTDVRAARNRRTAADPSASASAADAPGAVRSSDRRSGRTAAGGRTVAETADGSAQADPAGVASADRGIAAGRTAAGDGEVSPDSAGDPSADRGDAAGRTAAGRTAAGGREVAEAAASDVEGSADSAGDTSAGLGIAGGRTAAGGRVVAEEAVGDGNASADSAGDPSADRGDPASQTAAGRVAAEVAAGDGGVPADPAGVASAGRGNAAGTAVAGRAATGAGDASALADPVGSSLAGHGSADSSVGLGDVDPSVGRRGIEQQSSGRSSRGGRSGRRPSRGFGGRPKRGSREGDEPGSSSDPALDRDADPHQVARTILLDKLTGQPRTRAELADVLADREIADEVADEVLDRFTEVGLINDAAFATAWVESRHRGRGLGKRALAQELRRRGVDDELARDALEELDSSQEEETARELVRKKLRSMRSLDRQVAMRRLIGMLARKGYPGGLAMTVVKQELAASDEELPLLNDSGLEAE, encoded by the coding sequence ATGTCGACTTCTGATCCCCAGCCCGCCACCGGCCTGACCCAGGCCGAGCGACTGGCGTTGGCCCGCCGGCTCCTCGCCGACGGGCCAACCGGCTCTACCCTCTGGACCCCCGACGGTGCCGACAGCACCGCGGGGGAGTCCAGCTCTCCTTCGCCGGGTCCTGCGTCGGCTGATGCTTCTCAGGCACGGGAAGACGCTGGAGCTAACGGCCGGCCCGCACCAGCGGACGCCTCTCGGGCGGAGGACTCCTGGGTGGAGGACTCCGCCCAGGCAGCGCCGGCTCGGCAAGCTGGTCGGGGTTCCGCTGCAAGGCGCGGGGGTGCGGCAACGACCTCGCTGGACGGCCCGGCGAAGTCGTCGGGTCCCGGCAGTCGGGGCTCGGCGTCTCGCCCCGGCAGCTCGGAGGGGCGGCGGCGATCGTCCGCAGTACGGCGAGCTGTCGACGAGGACGACGCCACCTGGGCGGAAGACGAGGGCCGCTCCGGCGCCGTTTCCGGCATCCGTGCGACCGCGCCCGAGCTTCCTGACCCGTGGGACACCCTCGAAGACGAAGCCCGGCGCAAGAAAGCCCGCCAAGCTTCAGCGGCCGAGGAACCCGACCCGTGGGATTCGCTGGTACCGCCGACATCCGGCCGCCAGGGCCAGGACTCCGACGAGCCGGACCCGTGGGACACGCTCGACACCAGCTCCGCCAAACCTCAGGCGGCAGCGGATGGGGTTGACCCGTGGGACCAACTTGATGCCGCGGGCTCCAAAAACACCCGCGCCAGGTCCAAGGGCGCGAGGCCCAGCACGACTGCGGGACGCGCAGCACGCGGTACGGCGAGGGCCGGCCGGCAGACGAATCAGCCGGCGACCGGCGCGGATGCTTCCGCCGATGAGTCGAGGACGAACGTTTCCGCCCAGGACGCTGGGTCCGGCGGCGAAGTCGGCACGGATGTGCGTGCGGCGCGAAATCGACGCACGGCAGCTGATCCATCGGCATCGGCATCGGCCGCGGATGCGCCGGGTGCTGTGCGCTCCTCGGATCGGCGCTCCGGTCGGACGGCCGCTGGCGGTCGGACAGTCGCCGAGACGGCTGACGGCAGCGCGCAGGCGGATCCTGCGGGAGTTGCTTCGGCGGATCGTGGGATTGCAGCCGGTCGAACGGCTGCTGGTGACGGCGAGGTGTCGCCGGATTCGGCAGGCGATCCTTCGGCGGATCGTGGGGATGCTGCCGGTCGAACGGCTGCTGGGCGGACGGCCGCTGGCGGACGGGAAGTTGCTGAGGCGGCTGCTAGTGACGTCGAGGGGTCGGCAGACTCGGCAGGAGATACGTCGGCGGGTCTTGGGATTGCGGGCGGTCGGACGGCTGCTGGCGGACGGGTAGTTGCTGAGGAGGCAGTTGGCGACGGCAATGCCTCGGCGGATTCGGCAGGCGATCCTTCGGCGGATCGTGGGGATCCGGCCAGTCAAACGGCTGCTGGACGAGTAGCTGCCGAGGTGGCTGCTGGTGACGGCGGCGTGCCGGCGGATCCCGCAGGAGTTGCTTCAGCGGGCCGTGGGAATGCCGCCGGTACGGCGGTTGCTGGGCGGGCCGCGACCGGTGCAGGAGACGCGAGTGCGTTGGCGGATCCGGTGGGATCTTCGTTGGCGGGACATGGTTCTGCAGATTCGTCGGTAGGGCTTGGGGATGTGGATCCCTCGGTGGGGCGCAGGGGTATAGAGCAGCAGTCCAGTGGGCGGTCGTCGCGGGGCGGACGTTCTGGGCGGCGGCCTAGTCGGGGGTTCGGTGGGCGTCCGAAGCGAGGTTCGCGGGAGGGCGACGAACCTGGTTCGTCGTCGGATCCGGCGTTGGATCGCGATGCTGATCCGCACCAAGTGGCGCGGACCATCCTGTTGGACAAGCTCACGGGACAACCGCGGACGCGGGCCGAGTTGGCCGACGTACTGGCTGATCGGGAGATCGCGGACGAAGTCGCCGATGAGGTGCTCGACCGGTTCACCGAGGTCGGGCTGATCAACGACGCCGCGTTCGCCACCGCCTGGGTCGAGTCCAGGCACCGAGGCCGCGGACTCGGCAAGCGAGCCCTTGCCCAGGAGTTGCGCCGCCGAGGTGTGGACGACGAGTTGGCCCGCGATGCGTTGGAAGAGCTCGACTCGAGCCAGGAAGAAGAGACCGCCCGGGAGTTGGTGCGCAAGAAGCTCCGCTCGATGCGTTCGCTCGACCGGCAGGTCGCCATGCGCCGCCTGATCGGCATGCTCGCCCGCAAGGGCTATCCCGGTGGCCTCGCCATGACCGTGGTCAAACAAGAACTGGCCGCCTCCGACGAGGAACTTCCTCTCCTCAACGACTCGGGCCTCGAAGCCGAGTAG
- a CDS encoding NUDIX domain-containing protein translates to MGYVGSYTWRLRRWVGSDLLLMPGAQVVVVGEGERVLFQRRRDSGLWEIPAGAAEPGLSFRGTAARELFEEAGLRVREEELVPFASLSEPEVHEITYPNGDRMHCFALCFEARIWEGELRAEPEEVSEAGFWAVDEAPGELQPQTEVVLGLYRAYLESGQFQAR, encoded by the coding sequence ATGGGATACGTGGGGTCTTATACGTGGCGGTTGCGGCGGTGGGTGGGGAGTGACCTCTTGTTGATGCCGGGGGCTCAGGTGGTGGTGGTTGGGGAGGGGGAGCGGGTGTTGTTTCAGCGGCGGCGGGATTCGGGGTTGTGGGAGATTCCGGCGGGGGCGGCGGAGCCGGGGTTGAGTTTTCGGGGGACTGCGGCGCGGGAGTTGTTCGAGGAGGCGGGGTTGCGGGTGCGGGAGGAGGAATTGGTGCCGTTCGCATCGTTGTCCGAGCCGGAGGTGCACGAGATCACGTATCCGAACGGGGATCGGATGCACTGTTTCGCGTTGTGTTTCGAGGCTCGGATCTGGGAGGGGGAGCTGCGGGCGGAGCCGGAGGAGGTGAGTGAGGCGGGGTTCTGGGCGGTGGATGAGGCGCCGGGGGAGTTGCAGCCGCAGACCGAGGTGGTGCTGGGGCTTTACCGGGCGTACCTGGAGAGCGGGCAGTTCCAGGCGCGGTGA
- a CDS encoding antitoxin produces the protein MNDFQEQAKNWLRNVVKQNPDKIKAGVEKAGDLIDKQTGGKYAEKVDSVQQKVGGYVDSQQAGDQTAGTPPTGPNDGAPDAPTQTPDARVPDAADSSAGDASNTDSTAESSTTDSSATNSSTTDSSATNSSTTDSSATGPSATDSASSDAGAPDSDAADSSNSDPDGGVVGGQTPDVSESDASSAGSRTEGAETGGTATGTSDGGLPGPR, from the coding sequence ATGAACGATTTCCAGGAACAGGCGAAGAACTGGCTCCGGAACGTCGTCAAGCAGAACCCGGACAAGATCAAGGCAGGTGTGGAGAAGGCCGGCGACCTGATCGACAAGCAGACCGGCGGGAAGTACGCGGAGAAGGTCGACTCGGTGCAGCAGAAGGTCGGCGGCTATGTCGACTCGCAGCAGGCCGGCGACCAGACCGCGGGTACGCCGCCGACCGGGCCGAACGACGGGGCGCCGGACGCGCCGACCCAGACGCCGGATGCGCGGGTGCCTGACGCTGCTGATTCCAGTGCGGGCGACGCGAGCAACACGGACTCCACCGCCGAATCCAGCACCACCGACTCGAGCGCCACCAACTCGAGCACCACCGACTCGAGCGCCACCAACTCGAGCACCACCGACTCGAGCGCCACCGGCCCGAGCGCCACCGACTCCGCGTCGAGCGATGCCGGCGCGCCCGACTCGGATGCTGCCGACTCCAGCAACAGCGACCCGGACGGCGGGGTTGTCGGTGGACAAACGCCAGATGTGAGCGAGAGCGACGCGAGTTCGGCCGGTTCGCGGACCGAGGGCGCTGAGACCGGCGGTACGGCGACCGGTACGTCGGACGGCGGCCTCCCCGGGCCCAGATAG
- the rny gene encoding ribonuclease Y, whose protein sequence is MPQLSAGPYAVISYAATLTATSVGLVVVGLLVVGLLGWIGVTLTRRKGAEVAAAEANAKLEAATAVAEAKSVGDRIRREAEDEVAVIRARAKESEQRTEEVRRQAEQQAEELRRQTEGRAKEIEQRADEVRRQSEDRASEIRREAEQRASVVRREAETEAQSIRDDLREQRLEMERREHRLTEREERLDEQLRGIEERQNELTGQLAELDRQRAEIRDLEDERRRILEGVANLTSEQAKTELVAALEAEAKRHAHTIVRDIERQAQDEGEIKARKIITGAVQRLASEQTSESVVSVVHLPSDDMKGRIIGREGRNIRSFEQTTGVNLIIDDTPEAVLLSCFDPVRRETARLTLDSLVLDGRIHPSRIEEIYERSKGEVAELCLRAAEDAMAEVGITDLHPELVRTMGLLRYRTSYGQNVLKHLIESAHIASMMAAELGLDPQLCKRGAFLHDVGKALTHESEGSHAIVGADLARKYGENDDVVHCIEAHHNEVEVRTVEAVLTQAADAVSGGRPGARRESLEAYVQRLERLEEIAMHHDGVEKVFAMQAGREIRVMVLPDAVDDIAAQVMARDIAKQVEEELTYPGQIRVTVVRESRATEVAK, encoded by the coding sequence ATGCCGCAGCTTTCGGCCGGGCCGTACGCCGTGATCTCGTACGCCGCGACGCTGACGGCGACGTCCGTCGGGCTGGTGGTCGTCGGTCTCCTCGTGGTCGGGTTGCTGGGCTGGATCGGGGTGACGTTGACCCGGCGCAAGGGCGCCGAGGTGGCCGCCGCGGAGGCGAACGCGAAGCTGGAGGCCGCGACCGCGGTCGCCGAGGCGAAGTCGGTCGGTGACCGGATCCGGCGCGAGGCCGAGGACGAGGTCGCGGTGATCAGGGCCCGCGCGAAGGAGTCCGAGCAACGGACCGAGGAGGTCCGCCGCCAGGCCGAGCAGCAGGCCGAGGAGCTGCGGCGTCAGACCGAGGGGCGTGCGAAGGAGATCGAGCAGCGCGCCGACGAGGTGCGCCGCCAGTCCGAGGACCGCGCGTCGGAGATCCGGCGGGAGGCCGAGCAGCGGGCGTCCGTCGTACGGCGGGAGGCCGAGACCGAGGCGCAGTCGATCCGCGACGACCTGCGGGAGCAGCGGCTCGAGATGGAGCGGCGCGAGCACCGGTTGACCGAGCGCGAAGAGCGGCTCGACGAGCAGCTGCGCGGGATCGAGGAACGCCAGAACGAGCTCACCGGTCAGCTCGCTGAGCTCGACCGGCAGCGGGCCGAGATCCGGGATCTGGAGGACGAGCGCCGGCGGATTCTCGAAGGTGTCGCGAACCTGACCAGCGAGCAGGCCAAGACCGAGCTCGTCGCCGCGCTCGAGGCCGAGGCGAAGCGGCACGCGCACACGATCGTGCGCGACATCGAGCGCCAGGCCCAGGACGAGGGCGAGATCAAGGCTCGCAAGATCATCACCGGCGCGGTCCAGCGGCTCGCGTCCGAGCAGACCAGCGAGTCGGTCGTCTCGGTCGTGCACCTGCCCAGCGACGACATGAAGGGCCGGATCATCGGCCGCGAGGGCCGCAACATCCGCTCGTTCGAGCAGACCACCGGCGTCAACCTGATCATCGACGACACCCCCGAGGCGGTACTGCTGTCCTGCTTCGACCCGGTACGGCGGGAGACCGCGCGGCTGACCCTGGACTCGCTGGTGCTGGATGGCCGGATCCACCCGAGCCGGATCGAGGAGATCTACGAGCGCAGCAAGGGCGAGGTCGCCGAGCTGTGCCTGCGCGCGGCCGAGGACGCGATGGCCGAGGTCGGGATCACCGACCTGCACCCGGAACTGGTGCGCACGATGGGGCTGCTGCGCTACCGGACGTCGTACGGGCAGAACGTGCTCAAGCACCTGATCGAGTCCGCGCACATCGCGTCGATGATGGCGGCCGAGCTCGGGCTGGACCCGCAGCTGTGCAAGCGCGGCGCGTTCCTGCACGACGTCGGCAAGGCGCTCACGCACGAATCCGAGGGCAGCCACGCGATCGTCGGCGCCGACCTCGCACGCAAGTACGGCGAGAACGACGACGTCGTGCACTGCATCGAGGCGCACCACAACGAGGTCGAGGTCCGGACCGTCGAGGCGGTGCTGACCCAGGCGGCGGACGCGGTCAGCGGTGGCCGGCCGGGCGCGCGGCGCGAGTCGCTGGAGGCGTACGTGCAGCGGCTCGAGCGGCTCGAGGAGATCGCGATGCACCACGACGGCGTCGAGAAGGTGTTCGCGATGCAGGCCGGTCGCGAGATCCGCGTGATGGTGCTGCCGGACGCGGTCGACGACATCGCCGCCCAGGTGATGGCGCGCGACATCGCCAAGCAGGTCGAGGAGGAACTCACCTACCCTGGCCAGATCCGCGTCACCGTCGTCCGCGAGTCCCGCGCGACCGAGGTCGCCAAGTAA
- a CDS encoding GNAT family N-acetyltransferase produces MLEIRPATRQDVERLLDVAASPARRAHLESRWVEQEQDDAVFLLAHDEGGIVGQTSLLRTSKYAEVAAAHDVAEINGLHAFVQGAGVGSALIAASEELARAWRRDAIGLGVGLENPGAARLYARLGYQPTQFRVIDEWTEVDADGTVLVTHRDPCDYLLKPLPR; encoded by the coding sequence GTGCTCGAGATCAGACCCGCAACGCGCCAGGACGTCGAACGGCTGCTCGACGTCGCCGCTTCGCCTGCTCGGCGGGCGCACCTGGAGAGCCGGTGGGTCGAGCAGGAGCAGGATGATGCGGTGTTCCTGCTGGCCCACGACGAGGGCGGGATCGTCGGGCAGACCAGCCTGCTGCGGACGTCGAAGTACGCCGAGGTCGCGGCGGCTCACGATGTGGCGGAGATCAACGGGCTGCACGCCTTCGTCCAGGGCGCAGGCGTCGGATCGGCGCTGATCGCGGCGTCCGAGGAGCTTGCCCGCGCCTGGCGACGAGACGCGATCGGGCTCGGGGTCGGGCTGGAGAACCCGGGTGCCGCGCGGCTGTACGCGCGGCTCGGGTACCAGCCCACGCAGTTTCGGGTGATCGACGAGTGGACCGAGGTGGATGCCGACGGCACCGTTCTCGTCACCCACCGGGATCCCTGCGACTACCTGCTGAAACCGCTGCCTCGGTAG
- a CDS encoding acyl-CoA dehydrogenase family protein, with protein MTVSLDLVDVDSLLTEEELAIRATTRRFADERLRPSLPEWFESATIPARDLAKELGALGLLGMHLTGYGCAGLGPVAYGLACLEIEAADSGMRSLVSVQGSLAMYAIWKYGSEEQKTEWLPRMAAGEAIGCFGLTEPDFGSNPGGMRTNARRDSDDWILNGSKMWITNGSVADVAVVWARTDDGVRGFAVPTDTPGFSAPEITRKLSLRASVTSELILTDVRLPASAMLPEARGLSGPLGCLNEARFGIIFGAMGAARDCLETAVSYAGERQVFDKPLSGYQLTQAKLADMAVELNKGVLLAVHLGRLKEKGTLRPEQVSVGKLNNVREAIAIARECRTILAANGISGEYPVLRHANNLESVLTYEGTSEVHQLVIGQALTGQSAFR; from the coding sequence ATGACCGTTTCCCTGGATCTCGTCGACGTCGACTCGCTGCTCACCGAGGAAGAGCTCGCCATCCGGGCGACCACCCGCCGGTTCGCCGACGAGCGCCTCCGGCCGTCGCTGCCCGAGTGGTTCGAGTCGGCGACGATCCCCGCGCGCGACCTGGCCAAGGAGCTCGGCGCGCTCGGGCTGCTCGGCATGCACCTCACCGGGTACGGGTGCGCCGGGCTGGGACCTGTCGCGTACGGGCTGGCCTGCCTGGAGATCGAGGCGGCCGACTCGGGGATGCGCTCGCTGGTGTCGGTGCAGGGCTCGCTGGCGATGTACGCGATCTGGAAGTACGGCAGCGAGGAGCAGAAGACCGAGTGGCTGCCGCGGATGGCGGCCGGTGAGGCGATCGGCTGCTTCGGGCTGACCGAGCCGGACTTCGGCTCCAACCCGGGCGGGATGCGGACCAACGCGCGACGCGACAGCGACGACTGGATCCTGAACGGGTCGAAGATGTGGATCACCAACGGTTCGGTGGCCGACGTCGCGGTGGTCTGGGCCCGGACCGACGACGGGGTGCGCGGCTTCGCCGTACCGACGGACACGCCGGGATTCTCCGCGCCCGAGATCACCCGCAAGCTGTCGCTGCGCGCCTCGGTGACGTCCGAGCTGATCCTGACCGACGTCCGGCTGCCGGCGTCGGCGATGCTGCCGGAGGCGCGCGGGCTGTCGGGTCCGCTCGGCTGCCTCAACGAGGCGCGGTTCGGGATCATCTTCGGCGCGATGGGCGCCGCCCGGGACTGTCTCGAGACGGCCGTCTCGTACGCCGGTGAGCGGCAGGTGTTCGACAAACCGCTGTCTGGGTACCAGTTGACGCAGGCGAAACTGGCCGACATGGCCGTCGAGCTGAACAAGGGCGTCCTGCTCGCGGTGCACCTCGGCCGGCTGAAGGAGAAGGGCACGTTGCGGCCCGAGCAGGTCAGCGTCGGTAAGCTCAACAACGTCCGCGAGGCGATCGCGATCGCCCGCGAGTGCCGCACGATCCTGGCCGCGAACGGGATCAGCGGGGAGTACCCGGTGCTGCGGCACGCCAACAACCTCGAGTCCGTGCTCACCTACGAGGGCACGTCCGAGGTGCACCAGCTCGTGATCGGCCAGGCGCTGACCGGGCAGTCGGCCTTCCGCTGA
- a CDS encoding DUF1707 SHOCT-like domain-containing protein, with protein sequence MSLQQPPPERRASDHDRERAASLVQEAHSDGRLDFEELDERLSQIYSAKTEVQLRTATADLAPATHGSNAAELTIRAKHSAQKREGPWQVPERVIAVAEHASVKLDFTDALVRWSEVHVHAQAKHSSVVMVVPVGWSIDLDEVEVVHGTAVNKATAPRSGGVRLHVTGQAKHGSIVVRHPRKRYWWWPFYSK encoded by the coding sequence ATGAGTCTGCAGCAGCCGCCACCTGAGCGCCGGGCCTCCGACCACGACCGCGAACGCGCCGCCTCGCTGGTGCAGGAAGCGCACAGTGACGGACGGCTCGATTTCGAGGAGCTCGACGAGCGGCTGAGCCAGATCTACTCGGCCAAGACCGAGGTGCAGCTGCGGACGGCGACGGCCGACCTGGCGCCGGCGACGCACGGCAGCAACGCGGCCGAACTGACCATCCGGGCCAAACACAGCGCGCAGAAGCGCGAAGGCCCTTGGCAGGTGCCGGAGCGGGTGATCGCGGTGGCGGAGCACGCGTCCGTCAAACTGGACTTCACCGACGCGTTGGTCCGATGGTCGGAGGTGCACGTGCACGCCCAGGCCAAGCACAGCTCCGTGGTGATGGTCGTGCCAGTGGGCTGGAGCATCGACCTGGACGAGGTCGAGGTCGTCCACGGCACCGCCGTGAACAAGGCCACCGCGCCGCGCTCCGGCGGTGTCCGGTTGCACGTGACCGGGCAGGCCAAGCACGGCAGCATCGTCGTACGGCATCCGCGCAAGCGGTACTGGTGGTGGCCGTTCTACAGCAAGTGA